The following are encoded in a window of Streptomyces sp. Go-475 genomic DNA:
- a CDS encoding LysR family transcriptional regulator, producing MIDLRRLHVLRAVAHYGTVTAAARALHFTPSAASQQIRQLARDLDVDLLEPQGRGVRLTPAAESLLAHADAILARWDQAELDLRADHGAPSGVLRVTGFPVAVSVLLAPMAARLGERHPRLSVRITEAGVPESFDLLFEGVSDLAIVESTPHNPPLSDVRFDQRPLLDDPFDLVVHEEHGLAGRTRVDLAEAACEPWIAPVEESPCRPHVLSACGAAGFTPDVVHHALDWNVAAHLVAHRLGVALVPRLAHLTPHLPIVRVRCTGNPHRKLLTCTRGGGHARPAVAAALDELRDLAPTAVA from the coding sequence ATGATTGACCTGCGCCGACTGCACGTGCTCAGGGCGGTCGCCCACTACGGCACGGTCACCGCTGCCGCCCGGGCCCTGCACTTCACCCCGTCCGCGGCCTCCCAGCAGATCCGGCAGCTCGCCCGGGACCTGGACGTCGACCTGCTGGAGCCGCAGGGGCGCGGGGTCCGCCTCACCCCGGCCGCCGAGAGTCTGCTCGCGCACGCCGACGCCATCCTGGCCCGCTGGGACCAGGCCGAACTCGATCTGCGGGCCGACCACGGGGCGCCCTCCGGGGTGCTGCGGGTGACCGGCTTCCCGGTGGCCGTCTCGGTGCTGCTGGCGCCGATGGCGGCCCGGCTGGGGGAGCGGCATCCGCGGCTGTCCGTGCGGATCACGGAGGCAGGTGTCCCGGAGAGTTTTGACCTCCTCTTCGAGGGCGTCAGCGACCTGGCGATCGTCGAGTCCACCCCGCACAACCCGCCGCTGAGCGACGTCCGGTTCGATCAACGGCCGCTGCTGGACGACCCGTTCGACCTGGTCGTGCACGAGGAGCACGGGCTCGCCGGGCGGACCCGGGTCGACCTCGCGGAGGCCGCGTGCGAGCCGTGGATCGCGCCGGTGGAGGAGAGCCCCTGCCGCCCGCACGTGCTGTCCGCCTGCGGCGCGGCCGGATTCACCCCGGACGTCGTCCACCACGCCCTGGACTGGAACGTCGCCGCCCACCTGGTCGCCCACCGGCTCGGCGTCGCCCTGGTCCCGCGCCTGGCCCACCTGACGCCGCACCTGCCGATCGTCCGCGTCCGCTGCACCGGCAACCCCCACCGCAAGCTCCTGACCTGCACGCGCGGCGGCGGCCACGCCCGCCCGGCCGTCGCGGCGGCCCTCGACGAACTGCGGGATCTGGCGCCCACGGCGGTCGCCTGA
- a CDS encoding TetR/AcrR family transcriptional regulator, which translates to MPQRKGAALRSDAQRNRERILEVAVVELTRAADAPLSAIARKAGVGQGTFYRHFPSREALVMEIYRHEMRQVAESAAPLLESREPDRALREWMDRLARFAMTKAGLADAIRQATSAPGQPEKPAHAPVTEAAELLLRAAERAGTIRPGITAEDLFLAIGGLWTIDPRGDWQSRATRLLDLIMDALRVGAPGGSSGKSPGG; encoded by the coding sequence GTGCCGCAGAGGAAGGGCGCCGCCCTGCGCTCGGACGCGCAGCGCAACCGCGAGCGCATCCTGGAGGTGGCCGTGGTCGAGCTGACACGTGCCGCGGACGCCCCCCTGAGCGCGATCGCCAGGAAGGCCGGCGTCGGGCAGGGGACCTTCTACCGCCACTTCCCCAGCCGCGAGGCACTCGTGATGGAGATCTACCGCCACGAGATGCGGCAGGTCGCCGAATCAGCGGCACCCCTGCTGGAGAGCCGGGAACCCGACCGGGCGCTGCGCGAGTGGATGGACCGCCTGGCCCGGTTCGCCATGACCAAGGCCGGCCTGGCCGACGCCATCCGCCAGGCCACCAGCGCCCCCGGGCAGCCGGAGAAACCGGCACACGCCCCGGTGACCGAGGCGGCCGAACTGCTCCTCCGCGCCGCCGAGCGGGCCGGCACCATCCGCCCGGGGATCACCGCGGAGGACCTCTTTCTCGCCATCGGCGGCCTCTGGACGATCGACCCCCGCGGCGACTGGCAGTCGCGCGCGACCCGGCTGCTGGACCTGATCATGGACGCCCTGCGCGTGGGGGCGCCCGGGGGCTCGTCCGGGAAGTCTCCCGGGGGGTGA
- a CDS encoding phosphoribosyltransferase family protein translates to MRFHDRRQAGLELAGKLRDRQREGALPDPLVLALPRGGVAVAREVAGALDAPLDVLVVRKIGAPFQEELGVGAMAGDEVPLLDEDALRHLGLSETALAPVIERERAELRRRERLYRQGRPAPDLRGRTVIVVDDGLATGSTARAALRFVRRQAPERVVLAAPVCSPEAAELMRAEADEVICLHQPAAFMAVGLWYENFDQLTDQDVLDALHAQL, encoded by the coding sequence ATGCGGTTCCATGATCGACGGCAGGCCGGCCTGGAACTGGCCGGAAAACTCCGTGACCGGCAGCGGGAGGGGGCGCTGCCCGACCCCCTCGTCCTCGCCCTGCCCCGCGGCGGGGTGGCCGTGGCGCGCGAGGTCGCCGGGGCGCTGGACGCCCCGCTCGACGTCCTCGTCGTACGGAAGATCGGGGCGCCCTTCCAGGAGGAGCTCGGGGTCGGTGCGATGGCCGGGGACGAGGTGCCGCTCCTCGACGAGGACGCCCTGCGCCACCTGGGCCTGAGCGAGACCGCCCTGGCCCCCGTCATCGAGCGGGAACGCGCGGAACTGCGCCGCCGCGAGCGGCTGTACCGGCAGGGCCGTCCCGCGCCCGACCTGCGCGGGCGGACCGTGATCGTGGTCGACGACGGCCTGGCGACCGGCTCCACCGCCCGGGCCGCGCTGCGCTTCGTGCGCCGTCAGGCGCCCGAACGGGTGGTGCTCGCGGCGCCGGTGTGCTCGCCCGAGGCCGCCGAGCTGATGCGCGCCGAGGCCGACGAGGTGATCTGCCTGCACCAGCCGGCCGCCTTCATGGCCGTCGGCCTGTGGTACGAGAACTTCGACCAGCTGACGGACCAGGACGTCCTGGACGCGCTGCACGCGCAGCTGTGA
- a CDS encoding 2Fe-2S iron-sulfur cluster-binding protein, with product MPPSTSSDLTLSVNGEKYTLTVDHRTTLLDALRERLDMTGTKKGCDQGQCGACTVLVDGRRSVSCLQLAVAAEGREITTIEGVAEGEELHPVQQAFLELDGFQCGYCTPGQICSAIAVIEEHAAGWPSAATGDVRPEAGPPPLTPEEIRERMSGNLCRCGAYVSIVQAVARAAEAKGAVA from the coding sequence ATGCCCCCATCGACGTCCAGCGACCTCACCCTGTCCGTCAACGGCGAGAAGTACACGCTGACCGTCGACCACCGCACGACCCTGCTCGACGCCCTGCGCGAGCGACTGGACATGACCGGCACCAAGAAAGGCTGTGACCAGGGGCAGTGCGGCGCCTGCACGGTCCTGGTCGACGGCCGCCGGAGCGTGTCCTGCCTGCAACTGGCGGTGGCGGCCGAAGGCCGCGAGATCACCACCATCGAGGGCGTGGCCGAGGGCGAAGAACTCCACCCCGTGCAGCAGGCGTTCCTCGAACTGGACGGCTTCCAGTGCGGTTACTGCACGCCGGGACAGATCTGTTCGGCCATCGCCGTGATCGAGGAACACGCGGCCGGCTGGCCGAGCGCCGCCACCGGTGACGTACGGCCCGAGGCGGGGCCGCCACCACTGACCCCCGAGGAGATACGCGAGCGGATGAGCGGCAACCTGTGCCGCTGCGGCGCCTACGTCTCGATCGTCCAGGCCGTGGCCCGGGCCGCCGAGGCCAAGGGGGCCGTGGCATGA
- a CDS encoding antibiotic biosynthesis monooxygenase, whose translation MSDHSEAPVAPVEAFEPPYYVAVFTTVRTQDQSGYSETNARMEDLVKDVPGFLGMDHAQTPGGLGITVGYFRDADALTEWRTNAEHRAAQKRGRAEWYESYTLHVAKVERSRGFTRAQAPQSPTAG comes from the coding sequence ATGAGCGATCACTCGGAAGCGCCTGTCGCGCCCGTGGAGGCCTTCGAACCTCCCTACTACGTGGCTGTCTTCACCACAGTGCGAACCCAGGACCAGAGCGGCTACAGCGAGACCAACGCCCGCATGGAAGACCTGGTGAAGGATGTCCCCGGGTTCCTGGGGATGGATCACGCGCAGACTCCTGGCGGGCTGGGCATCACCGTCGGGTACTTCCGCGACGCCGACGCCCTCACGGAGTGGCGGACCAACGCCGAGCACCGCGCGGCGCAGAAGCGCGGGCGAGCCGAGTGGTACGAGAGCTACACGCTGCATGTGGCGAAAGTGGAGCGGAGCCGCGGCTTCACGCGAGCGCAGGCCCCGCAGAGCCCGACAGCAGGCTGA
- a CDS encoding alpha/beta family hydrolase — MNSRTVTVPAGGAALTGDLTVPPDARAVVLFAHGSGSSRHSPRNREVAAGLRTAGLGTLLVDLLTDAEEQQDALTAELRFDIPLLGRRLVAAIDWLARWPGTHGLPVVLFGASTGAGAALVAAARRPDRVRAVVSRGGRPDLAGDALDAVRAPVLLIVGGRDEHVLRLNEEAAGRLRAPHTLHVVPGATHLFEEPGALDQVTETARRWCDEQLRTAAG, encoded by the coding sequence ATGAACTCCCGGACCGTCACCGTGCCGGCCGGCGGCGCCGCCCTCACCGGCGACCTGACCGTGCCCCCCGACGCGCGCGCGGTCGTGCTGTTCGCGCACGGCAGCGGCAGCTCCCGGCACAGTCCCCGCAACCGCGAGGTCGCCGCCGGCCTGCGCACCGCCGGCCTCGGCACCCTGCTCGTCGACCTGCTCACCGATGCGGAGGAACAGCAGGACGCCCTGACCGCCGAACTCCGCTTCGACATCCCCCTGCTGGGCCGTCGGCTGGTGGCCGCGATCGACTGGCTGGCGCGGTGGCCCGGCACCCACGGCCTGCCCGTCGTCCTGTTCGGCGCCAGCACCGGCGCGGGCGCGGCCCTGGTCGCCGCCGCCCGGCGCCCCGACCGGGTCCGGGCGGTCGTCTCACGCGGCGGCCGGCCCGACCTCGCGGGCGACGCCCTGGACGCCGTACGGGCTCCGGTGCTGCTGATCGTGGGCGGACGGGACGAGCACGTGCTGCGGCTCAACGAGGAGGCGGCCGGGCGGTTGCGCGCCCCGCACACCCTCCACGTGGTACCCGGCGCCACCCATCTGTTCGAGGAGCCGGGCGCGCTCGACCAGGTCACCGAGACGGCCCGGCGGTGGTGCGACGAGCAACTGCGGACCGCGGCGGGCTGA
- a CDS encoding TerC family protein produces the protein MNVSLSVWLLTVAALCVLVAVDFFVGRKPHDVSIKEAGAWTVVWIVLAVLFGLGLWYYGGSGPTGEFFAGYITEKSLSVDNLFVFVLIMAKFAVPSQYQQRVLMVGVIMALVLRAVFIAAGAAIISAFSWVFYLFGAFLIWTAWKLVQDARKEEHEEEYQENKLLKMAEERFGVADRYHGTKLFITENGKRIMTPMLVVMLAIGSTDVLFALDSIPAIYGLTQDPYIVFTANAFALMGLRQLYFLIGGLLKKLVHLSYGLSIILGFIGVKLVLHALHESGVHVPEISIPFSLGFIVLVLTVTTITSLRASKKQRQAEEAARREAGSH, from the coding sequence GTGAACGTCTCGCTGTCCGTGTGGCTGCTGACCGTGGCCGCCCTGTGCGTGCTCGTCGCCGTCGACTTCTTCGTCGGCCGCAAGCCGCACGACGTGTCCATCAAGGAAGCCGGGGCCTGGACGGTGGTGTGGATCGTCCTGGCCGTGCTCTTCGGACTGGGGCTCTGGTACTACGGTGGGAGCGGGCCCACGGGCGAGTTCTTCGCCGGGTACATCACCGAGAAGTCGCTCAGCGTCGACAACCTCTTCGTCTTCGTCCTGATCATGGCGAAGTTCGCGGTGCCCTCGCAGTACCAGCAGCGAGTGCTGATGGTGGGGGTCATCATGGCCCTGGTGCTGCGGGCCGTGTTCATCGCGGCCGGCGCGGCGATCATCTCCGCCTTCTCCTGGGTGTTCTACCTCTTCGGCGCCTTCCTGATCTGGACCGCATGGAAGCTGGTCCAGGACGCCCGCAAGGAGGAGCACGAGGAGGAGTACCAGGAGAACAAGCTGCTGAAGATGGCGGAGGAGCGCTTCGGGGTGGCCGACCGCTACCACGGCACGAAGCTGTTCATCACCGAGAACGGCAAGCGGATCATGACCCCGATGCTGGTCGTGATGCTCGCGATCGGCTCCACCGACGTGCTGTTCGCCCTCGACTCCATCCCCGCGATCTACGGCCTGACTCAGGACCCGTACATCGTCTTCACCGCGAACGCGTTCGCCCTGATGGGCCTGCGGCAGTTGTACTTCCTCATCGGCGGCCTGCTGAAGAAGCTGGTCCACCTCTCCTACGGCCTGTCGATCATCCTCGGCTTCATCGGCGTGAAGCTGGTGCTGCACGCCCTGCACGAGTCGGGCGTGCACGTCCCGGAGATCAGCATCCCCTTCTCGCTCGGCTTCATCGTGCTGGTGCTGACCGTCACCACGATCACCAGTCTGCGGGCCTCGAAGAAGCAGCGGCAGGCCGAGGAGGCGGCGCGCCGCGAGGCCGGGTCCCACTAG
- a CDS encoding polysaccharide pyruvyl transferase family protein → MTTAPPGPQPARPGPRIGVLGSYGGFNIGDESILTCVLRCLRAQRPDAGLVVFSRNAEHTRAHHPDADEVVDWEGVSRNQVLDTLASLDLLILGGGGILYDGEARRYLRLVRAAQERGVRTFSYAVGAGPLREPDDREAVRTVLAEMDDVVVRDEESKLVLEEVGVERDVIVTADPALLLEPEPFTDEMMRHEGVPTDSRLVGMSVREPGRAAEKLDEGDYHALLADVADFLVRRLDAHVVFLPMERHDVRHAHAVLSHMTAPDKGRILHGSYSPGQVLGFMRHLDLAVGMRLHFVIFAALSGLPVLPLPYSGKVFDFARRMGAPALVGVAREQAGLLLAEVDRLWDEYPERREDLRSRVQELSTRARETCARCGVLLDGIDGRAGVSLEPEVPAEAATGAATGADPAVAADPGAEAEPPRPPTAEPRPLGV, encoded by the coding sequence ATGACCACTGCCCCTCCTGGTCCGCAGCCCGCCCGGCCGGGCCCGCGCATCGGCGTGCTGGGTTCGTACGGCGGCTTCAACATCGGCGACGAGTCGATCCTGACCTGTGTCCTGCGCTGTCTGCGCGCCCAGCGGCCCGACGCCGGCCTGGTCGTCTTCAGCCGGAACGCCGAGCACACGCGCGCCCATCACCCGGACGCCGACGAGGTGGTGGACTGGGAAGGCGTCAGCCGCAACCAGGTCCTGGACACGCTGGCCTCGCTGGACCTGCTGATCCTGGGCGGCGGCGGGATCCTCTACGACGGCGAGGCACGCCGCTATCTGCGGCTGGTCCGGGCCGCTCAGGAACGCGGCGTCCGCACGTTCTCCTACGCCGTCGGCGCGGGGCCGCTGCGCGAGCCCGACGACCGGGAGGCCGTGCGCACGGTCCTGGCCGAGATGGACGACGTCGTCGTGCGGGACGAGGAGTCCAAGCTGGTGCTGGAGGAGGTCGGGGTCGAGCGGGACGTGATCGTCACCGCCGATCCGGCGCTGCTGCTGGAGCCCGAACCGTTCACCGACGAGATGATGCGCCACGAGGGCGTGCCCACCGACTCCCGTCTGGTGGGGATGTCGGTGCGGGAACCGGGCCGGGCGGCCGAGAAGCTGGACGAGGGCGACTACCACGCCCTGCTCGCCGACGTCGCCGACTTCCTGGTCCGCCGGCTGGACGCGCACGTGGTGTTCCTGCCGATGGAGCGGCACGACGTACGGCACGCGCACGCGGTGCTGTCCCACATGACCGCTCCCGACAAGGGGCGGATCCTGCACGGCTCGTACAGTCCGGGGCAGGTCCTGGGCTTCATGCGCCATCTGGACCTGGCGGTCGGGATGCGGCTGCACTTCGTGATCTTCGCGGCGCTCTCCGGGCTGCCGGTGCTGCCGCTGCCGTACTCGGGGAAAGTCTTCGACTTCGCCCGCCGGATGGGGGCTCCGGCCCTGGTGGGCGTGGCGCGGGAGCAGGCCGGGCTGCTGCTGGCGGAGGTGGACCGGCTGTGGGACGAGTATCCCGAGCGCCGGGAGGACCTGCGCTCCCGCGTCCAGGAGCTGTCCACGCGGGCCCGCGAGACCTGTGCCCGCTGCGGCGTGCTGCTCGACGGGATCGACGGCCGGGCCGGTGTGTCCCTGGAGCCGGAGGTGCCCGCCGAGGCGGCCACCGGGGCGGCCACGGGCGCGGATCCGGCCGTGGCCGCGGACCCGGGCGCGGAGGCGGAACCGCCGCGTCCGCCCACTGCCGAACCGCGCCCCTTGGGCGTGTGA
- a CDS encoding FAD-dependent oxidoreductase yields the protein MPILQEPSKPRTVTLPARPARHGGRTEVLVVGGGPAGFAAAVAAADAGAEVVLVERYGFLGGNATAALVMPLMSFHNEHKQAAFTEDGEDSRLLPTDHGEGEPVVQGVLWRLLDQLMGRGGCLKPSPRTGYTVPFDPELFKLVLLDMMDEAGVRMLFHAFASTALRLEDGWRVVFETKSGPVVIDADVVVDGTGDGDVAAACGAPYEIGRPEDGLVQPMTLMFRVADFARPDFAAYVREHPDQWRGVHGLWDLVEEARADGDLRLPREDILFFATPHPRELSVNSTRVTRVLGTSVWDLTRAEYTARRQLAEIDRFLRTRVPGFEESYVVQSGTHIGVRETRRVVGDYQLTGHDILAARAFPDVVAHGAYPVDIHNPRGSGTVLKRVPAGSFYDIPLRCLVPRGTERLLVAGRCISGTHVAHSSYRVMPIAMATGQAAGVCAALTVRHGHGPRGVPYRRVQRELLRQGARLRIDLPVSG from the coding sequence ATGCCGATCCTGCAAGAACCGAGCAAGCCCCGCACGGTCACCCTGCCTGCCCGGCCCGCCCGGCACGGCGGCCGGACGGAGGTCCTGGTGGTGGGCGGCGGCCCGGCCGGGTTCGCGGCGGCCGTCGCGGCGGCCGACGCCGGGGCCGAGGTCGTCCTGGTGGAGCGCTACGGCTTCCTCGGCGGCAACGCGACCGCGGCGCTGGTCATGCCGCTGATGTCGTTCCACAACGAGCACAAGCAGGCCGCGTTCACCGAGGACGGCGAGGACTCCCGGCTGCTGCCCACCGACCACGGCGAGGGCGAACCGGTCGTCCAGGGCGTGCTGTGGCGGCTGCTGGACCAGCTCATGGGGCGCGGCGGCTGCCTGAAACCGTCGCCGAGGACCGGGTACACGGTCCCCTTCGATCCCGAGCTGTTCAAGCTGGTGCTGCTCGACATGATGGACGAGGCGGGCGTGCGGATGCTCTTCCACGCCTTCGCCTCGACCGCGCTGCGCCTGGAGGACGGCTGGCGGGTGGTGTTCGAGACCAAGTCGGGGCCGGTGGTGATCGACGCCGACGTGGTCGTGGACGGCACGGGCGACGGTGACGTCGCGGCGGCCTGCGGGGCGCCGTACGAGATCGGACGGCCGGAGGACGGGCTGGTGCAGCCGATGACGCTGATGTTCCGCGTCGCGGACTTCGCGCGGCCGGACTTCGCCGCGTACGTGCGGGAGCATCCCGACCAGTGGCGCGGGGTGCACGGCCTGTGGGACCTCGTGGAGGAGGCCCGGGCGGACGGCGATCTGCGGCTGCCGCGCGAGGACATCCTGTTCTTCGCGACCCCGCATCCGCGCGAGCTGAGCGTCAACAGCACCCGCGTGACCAGGGTGCTCGGCACCAGCGTGTGGGACCTGACCCGGGCCGAGTACACCGCCCGGCGCCAGCTCGCGGAGATCGACCGGTTCCTGCGCACCCGCGTGCCCGGCTTCGAGGAGTCGTACGTGGTGCAGAGCGGCACCCACATCGGTGTCCGGGAGACCCGGCGCGTCGTCGGCGACTACCAGCTGACCGGTCACGACATCCTGGCCGCCCGCGCCTTCCCGGACGTCGTGGCGCACGGCGCCTACCCCGTCGACATCCACAACCCGCGCGGCTCCGGCACGGTCCTGAAGCGGGTGCCCGCGGGCAGCTTCTACGACATCCCGCTGCGCTGCCTCGTGCCGCGGGGGACCGAGCGGCTGCTGGTGGCGGGCCGCTGCATCTCGGGCACGCACGTGGCGCACTCCTCGTACCGGGTGATGCCGATCGCGATGGCGACGGGCCAGGCGGCGGGGGTGTGCGCCGCGCTGACCGTGCGCCACGGGCACGGGCCGCGGGGCGTGCCGTACCGGCGCGTGCAGCGGGAACTGCTGCGGCAGGGCGCCCGGTTGCGGATCGACCTGCCGGTGAGCGGCTGA